In a single window of the Microbacterium sp. Root61 genome:
- a CDS encoding FMN reductase → MTVRRIAVVSAGLSNPSSTRLLADRLAAATVRDLAEQGIEAEVDVFELRDYAHDVVNNLLTGFAPAPLETMINAVVSSDAIIAVTPIFSTSYSGLFKSFIDVLDPDALTGKPVLLGANAGTARHSLAIDYAIRPLFTYLHAEPVPTGVFAASSDWGGSADQVAPLGNRIDRGARELADAIARQQPTVAIDEFDPAHYLGEGRSFGHLLGGLAGE, encoded by the coding sequence ATGACCGTCCGTCGCATCGCGGTCGTCTCCGCGGGCCTGTCCAATCCGTCCTCGACGCGGCTGCTGGCCGACCGGCTGGCCGCGGCCACCGTCCGCGACCTCGCGGAGCAGGGCATCGAGGCCGAGGTCGACGTGTTCGAGCTGCGCGACTACGCGCACGACGTCGTCAACAACCTGCTCACCGGCTTCGCACCGGCGCCGCTGGAGACGATGATCAACGCGGTCGTCTCCTCCGACGCCATCATCGCCGTGACACCGATCTTCTCGACGAGCTACTCGGGACTGTTCAAGTCGTTCATCGACGTGCTCGATCCGGACGCGCTCACCGGCAAGCCCGTGCTGCTCGGTGCCAACGCCGGGACCGCGCGTCACTCGCTGGCGATCGACTACGCGATCCGCCCGCTGTTCACCTACCTGCACGCCGAGCCCGTGCCGACCGGCGTGTTCGCCGCGTCCAGCGACTGGGGCGGCAGCGCCGACCAGGTCGCCCCCCTGGGTAACCGCATCGACCGCGGTGCGCGCGAGCTGGCCGACGCGATCGCGCGTCAGCAGCCGACCGTCGCGATCGATGAGTTCGACCCGGCGCACTATCTCGGCGAGGGCCGCTCGTTCGGCCACTTGCTGGGTGGCCTCGCGGGGGAGTAG
- a CDS encoding LLM class flavin-dependent oxidoreductase gives MQFGIFTVSDITADPTTGQTPSEAEKIRNTITLAKHAEEVGLDVFALGEHHNPPFWSSSPTTTLAAIAGQTERLLLSTATTLITTNDPVKIAEDFAMLQHVSDGRTDLMLGRGNTGPVYPWFGKDIRQGLPLAIENYALLRRLWREDVVDWEGKFRTPLQGFTSTPRPLDDVPPFVWHGSIRTPEIAEQAAYYGDGFFANNIFWPTEHYQRLISLYRQRYAHYGHGTPEQAIVGLGGQVFMNASSQEAVRRFRPYFDNAPVYGHGPSLEDFSEMTPLTVGSPQQVIDRYAGMRDLYGDYQRQLFLIDHAGLPLKTVLEQLDILGGEVVPVLRKELAKNRPAEVPDAPTHANLVAAKYGEGEVRQPRPNANRGDNVTGGSPYQDTDAVEARKPGSAFGSAATRTGV, from the coding sequence ATGCAGTTCGGAATCTTCACGGTGAGCGACATCACCGCGGATCCGACGACGGGCCAGACGCCCAGTGAAGCGGAGAAGATCCGCAACACCATCACCTTGGCCAAGCACGCCGAAGAGGTGGGCCTGGACGTCTTCGCGCTCGGCGAGCACCACAACCCGCCGTTCTGGTCCTCGTCGCCGACCACGACCCTCGCCGCCATCGCCGGGCAGACCGAGCGCCTGCTGCTGTCGACGGCGACGACGCTGATCACGACGAACGACCCGGTGAAGATCGCCGAGGACTTCGCGATGCTGCAGCACGTCTCGGACGGCCGCACCGACCTGATGCTCGGTCGCGGCAACACCGGCCCGGTCTACCCCTGGTTCGGCAAGGACATCCGCCAGGGACTGCCCCTCGCGATCGAGAACTACGCGCTGCTGCGTCGTCTGTGGCGCGAGGACGTCGTGGACTGGGAGGGCAAGTTCCGCACGCCGCTGCAGGGCTTCACCTCGACCCCGCGCCCGCTGGATGACGTGCCCCCGTTCGTCTGGCACGGCTCGATCCGCACCCCGGAGATCGCCGAGCAGGCCGCGTACTACGGCGACGGATTCTTCGCCAACAACATCTTCTGGCCGACCGAGCACTACCAGCGCCTCATCTCGCTGTACCGCCAGCGCTACGCGCACTACGGCCACGGCACGCCCGAGCAGGCGATCGTCGGTCTCGGCGGACAGGTGTTCATGAACGCCAGCTCGCAAGAGGCGGTGCGCCGGTTCCGCCCGTACTTCGACAACGCGCCCGTCTACGGGCACGGCCCGTCGCTCGAGGACTTCAGCGAGATGACCCCGCTCACGGTGGGCTCGCCGCAGCAGGTCATCGACCGCTACGCCGGTATGCGCGACCTGTACGGCGACTACCAGCGCCAGCTGTTCCTCATCGACCACGCCGGACTCCCGCTGAAGACCGTGCTCGAGCAACTCGACATCCTCGGTGGCGAGGTCGTGCCGGTGCTCCGCAAGGAGCTCGCGAAGAACCGTCCCGCCGAGGTGCCGGATGCCCCGACCCACGCGAATCTCGTCGCCGCCAAGTACGGCGAAGGCGAGGTTCGTCAGCCGCGCCCGAACGCGAACCGCGGCGACAACGTCACCGGCGGCTCGCCGTACCAGGACACCGACGCGGTCGAGGCGCGCAAGCCCGGCTCGGCCTTCGGGTCGGCCGCGACCCGGACGGGGGTCTGA
- a CDS encoding alpha/beta fold hydrolase: MTIIDEAQARDSEIPDIDWHVFPPGTERDRFAAPSGELARVRFGDPTAPRVILMPGVAGSKEDFVLLLPLLAEAGFRVEAFDISGHYESVDAGPHRLVPPREHYDYRLYIDDLVAILEDGGPAHVLGYSFAALVAQLALVERPDLFRSLTLMSAPAATGQVFRGVKHIGPISDMEPHRAAGLILWGIRYNLNRTPPGRIAFVRERLATTPRSCIDDVVGLMMTMPDIVEQIATVDVPKLIAVGERDLWPTAMHEAYAQSIGAQLALYPTGHAPCETAPNQLARDLVHLYATD, translated from the coding sequence ATGACGATCATCGATGAGGCCCAGGCGCGCGACAGCGAGATTCCCGACATCGACTGGCACGTCTTTCCGCCCGGCACTGAGCGTGATCGGTTCGCCGCGCCGAGCGGAGAGCTCGCCCGCGTGCGCTTCGGGGACCCGACGGCCCCCCGCGTCATCCTGATGCCGGGCGTCGCGGGATCGAAAGAGGATTTCGTCCTGCTCCTGCCGCTGCTGGCCGAAGCCGGGTTCCGCGTCGAGGCGTTCGACATCTCCGGCCACTACGAATCGGTGGATGCCGGGCCGCATCGGCTCGTCCCACCCCGCGAGCACTACGACTACCGGCTCTACATCGATGACCTCGTCGCGATCCTCGAGGACGGCGGACCGGCGCATGTGCTCGGCTACAGCTTCGCCGCGCTGGTCGCCCAGCTCGCCCTGGTGGAGCGCCCGGACCTGTTCCGCAGCCTCACGCTCATGTCCGCGCCGGCCGCGACCGGCCAGGTCTTCCGCGGCGTCAAGCACATCGGGCCCATCTCCGACATGGAGCCGCACCGCGCCGCGGGGCTGATCCTGTGGGGCATCCGGTACAACCTCAATCGCACGCCGCCCGGTCGCATCGCCTTCGTGCGCGAACGCCTCGCCACGACTCCGCGCTCCTGCATCGACGACGTCGTCGGGCTCATGATGACGATGCCCGACATCGTCGAGCAGATCGCCACGGTCGATGTGCCCAAGCTCATCGCCGTCGGCGAGCGCGACCTGTGGCCCACCGCGATGCATGAGGCGTATGCGCAGTCCATCGGCGCCCAATTGGCGCTGTATCCCACCGGGCATGCCCCGTGCGAGACCGCGCCGAACCAGCTCGCCCGCGACCTCGTGCATCTCTACGCGACGGACTGA
- a CDS encoding carboxylesterase/lipase family protein, giving the protein MAEAPQTTIGSGTVQGTSANGIDRFLGIPYAAPPFGALRYARPVPPAAWDGVRDASQFGATAPQMPYGGGLEKYLPSVQIDGDDILTVNVWRPAERSGPLPVVVWVHGGALTRGTPALDGYDGEPFARHGIVYVSIAYRLGQEGFAVIDGAPANLGVLDQEAALRWVRREIAAFGGDPARVTVMGQSAGANTLTALLALPQAKELFDQAILQSGPMSGQPVKKAGRMSRAIAKRLGIGATREAFAAAEPATLVAAQTAISAGGSPLGGGPTVAIVIEGEAAPVDPLAALRAGAGRDIPVLIGATTEEYRLWFIPSGATEKITKTQLTLARLAARVPRTVIAAHRRRRPDAKPGEILGEVVTDMLLRAPITRFADSRVGTAAPTWVYEFRWPSPVDGLGAAHAMELGFVFDRVDAPDSIALGGADAPQALADAMHGAWVRFIVGGDPGWEQWSPRQPVEVFDADGGHIEYAPRADELAGLPDR; this is encoded by the coding sequence ATGGCTGAGGCGCCGCAGACGACGATCGGGTCCGGCACTGTGCAGGGCACCTCCGCGAACGGGATCGACAGGTTCCTCGGCATCCCGTATGCGGCACCGCCGTTCGGCGCCCTGCGCTACGCGCGCCCGGTGCCGCCCGCCGCCTGGGACGGGGTGCGGGATGCCTCGCAGTTCGGCGCGACGGCACCGCAGATGCCGTACGGCGGGGGACTGGAGAAGTACCTCCCCTCGGTGCAGATCGACGGCGATGACATCCTCACCGTGAACGTGTGGAGGCCCGCCGAGCGCTCCGGTCCGCTGCCGGTGGTCGTGTGGGTGCACGGCGGGGCGCTCACGCGCGGTACGCCGGCGCTGGACGGCTACGACGGCGAGCCCTTCGCGCGGCACGGCATCGTCTACGTCTCGATCGCCTATCGGCTCGGGCAGGAGGGCTTCGCGGTGATCGACGGTGCGCCCGCGAACCTCGGCGTGCTCGACCAGGAGGCTGCGCTGCGCTGGGTGCGCCGCGAGATCGCCGCGTTCGGCGGCGACCCCGCGCGGGTCACCGTCATGGGCCAATCGGCCGGGGCCAACACGCTCACAGCGCTGCTGGCGCTGCCGCAGGCCAAGGAGCTGTTCGACCAGGCGATTCTGCAGAGCGGTCCGATGAGCGGTCAGCCGGTGAAGAAGGCCGGACGGATGTCGCGGGCCATCGCCAAGCGGCTGGGCATCGGCGCGACCAGGGAGGCGTTCGCCGCGGCCGAGCCCGCGACGCTGGTGGCGGCGCAGACGGCGATCTCCGCCGGAGGTTCGCCGCTGGGTGGCGGGCCGACCGTGGCGATCGTCATCGAGGGGGAGGCTGCACCGGTGGACCCGCTCGCAGCGCTCCGTGCGGGCGCGGGTCGCGACATCCCGGTCCTGATCGGTGCCACGACCGAGGAGTACCGGCTCTGGTTCATCCCGTCGGGGGCGACCGAGAAGATCACCAAGACCCAGCTCACCCTCGCGCGGCTCGCCGCCCGGGTGCCGCGCACGGTGATCGCCGCCCATCGGCGCCGACGGCCGGACGCGAAGCCCGGCGAGATCCTGGGCGAGGTCGTGACCGACATGCTGCTGCGGGCCCCGATCACGCGATTCGCCGACAGCCGCGTCGGAACCGCTGCGCCCACCTGGGTCTACGAGTTCCGTTGGCCGAGTCCCGTCGACGGGCTGGGAGCCGCGCACGCGATGGAGCTCGGCTTCGTCTTCGATCGCGTCGATGCCCCGGACTCGATCGCCCTCGGCGGCGCGGACGCACCGCAAGCGCTCGCCGACGCCATGCACGGGGCCTGGGTGCGGTTCATCGTCGGCGGAGACCCTGGCTGGGAGCAGTGGTCTCCGCGGCAGCCCGTCGAGGTCTTCGACGCGGACGGCGGCCACATCGAGTACGCGCCGCGCGCGGACGAGCTCGCGGGTCTCCCCGACCGGTAA
- a CDS encoding DNA/RNA non-specific endonuclease, producing the protein MIDDALAALTGSAAALPVLFALVLGDAFLVVIPGETAVTAYAALAVVHGEPPLVAVIAVAAAAALCGDLACYLIGRRTGLERWGWMRRPGVVAAFGWADRRLQHSTATVLFSARFIPFGRLAVNLSAGAARLPLRRYLPFAGAAALVWAVYQSFIGAAIARLLPDAPALAVIVSILVALTMGVGLDVVLARRWRRARPWRGVARRWQGGAMASPTDGPLGYDPGFLGPDVPLPVALGGRPQRTLDYLHFSVVLDVRRRLACVTGVNIDGEVLRDPARTGEWHFDPRVPEEDQAGPAIYAANDLDRGHLVRRRDPGWGTDAVAVAATEQTFAYPNAAPQASDFNQSTELWLGLEDHVLHYADAQRLRLAVFTAPVLAADDPPYRGIQVPRRFWKVAAWNADGVLAAAGFVLDQSELIDVTVDQAVAVPPLGGFRTFQVPLVEIETLAAVDLGPLVAADVTAAHAVQPGSGWIRLRRASEIRLTR; encoded by the coding sequence ATGATCGACGACGCCCTCGCCGCGCTCACCGGGAGCGCCGCCGCGCTTCCGGTGCTGTTCGCGCTGGTGCTCGGCGATGCGTTCCTGGTCGTCATCCCGGGCGAGACCGCCGTCACGGCGTACGCAGCCCTGGCCGTCGTGCACGGCGAACCGCCGCTCGTCGCCGTCATCGCCGTCGCCGCTGCCGCCGCGCTGTGCGGTGACCTCGCCTGCTACCTGATCGGGCGGCGCACCGGCCTGGAGCGCTGGGGATGGATGCGGCGCCCCGGCGTGGTCGCCGCCTTCGGGTGGGCCGACCGCCGGTTGCAGCACAGCACCGCCACAGTGCTGTTCAGCGCCCGGTTCATCCCGTTCGGGCGGCTGGCGGTGAACCTGTCGGCCGGCGCGGCGCGACTCCCGCTGCGGCGCTATCTGCCGTTCGCGGGCGCGGCGGCGCTGGTCTGGGCCGTGTACCAGTCCTTCATCGGCGCGGCCATCGCGCGCCTGCTGCCCGATGCGCCCGCACTCGCGGTGATCGTCTCGATCCTCGTCGCGCTCACCATGGGCGTCGGCCTCGACGTCGTGCTGGCGCGGAGGTGGCGCCGCGCCAGGCCATGGCGCGGGGTCGCACGCCGGTGGCAGGGTGGAGCCATGGCGAGCCCGACCGATGGACCCCTCGGCTACGACCCCGGCTTCCTGGGGCCGGACGTGCCGCTGCCGGTTGCGCTCGGCGGTCGTCCGCAGCGCACTCTGGACTACCTGCACTTCTCCGTGGTGCTCGATGTGCGTCGCCGCCTCGCCTGCGTGACGGGTGTGAACATCGACGGCGAGGTGCTGCGCGACCCGGCGCGCACCGGGGAATGGCACTTCGACCCGCGTGTACCCGAGGAGGACCAGGCCGGGCCGGCGATCTATGCCGCGAACGACCTGGACCGTGGACACCTCGTGCGCCGTCGGGATCCGGGATGGGGTACGGATGCCGTAGCCGTGGCGGCGACGGAGCAGACCTTCGCGTACCCGAACGCGGCCCCGCAGGCGTCCGACTTCAATCAGTCCACGGAGCTCTGGCTGGGGTTGGAGGATCACGTGCTGCACTACGCCGACGCGCAGCGCCTGCGTCTGGCCGTGTTCACCGCGCCCGTCCTCGCCGCCGACGATCCGCCGTACCGCGGCATCCAGGTGCCGCGACGGTTCTGGAAGGTAGCGGCGTGGAACGCGGATGGCGTGCTGGCCGCCGCCGGCTTCGTGCTGGACCAGTCCGAGCTGATCGATGTCACCGTCGACCAGGCGGTCGCGGTGCCGCCGCTCGGCGGGTTCCGCACGTTCCAGGTGCCGCTCGTCGAGATCGAGACCCTCGCGGCCGTCGATCTCGGGCCGCTGGTGGCGGCCGACGTCACCGCCGCCCACGCGGTGCAGCCCGGATCCGGATGGATCCGGCTGCGCCGCGCGAGCGAGATCCGCCTCACCCGCTGA
- a CDS encoding DUF5302 domain-containing protein, translating to MSTEEKPEATASDEMKRKFKEALDKKNAKHRDGEAHLDGDSAVHQTQGPASVKREFRRKSG from the coding sequence ATGAGCACCGAAGAAAAGCCGGAAGCCACGGCATCCGATGAAATGAAGCGCAAGTTCAAGGAGGCGCTCGACAAGAAGAACGCGAAGCACCGCGACGGCGAGGCGCATCTGGACGGAGATTCCGCCGTGCACCAGACGCAGGGCCCCGCCAGCGTCAAGCGGGAGTTCCGCCGCAAGAGCGGCTGA
- a CDS encoding GDSL-type esterase/lipase family protein: MRVALLAESFLPHMNGVTGSVLQVLRHLEREGHEALVIAPGAASSSAAADVHGARTSLLRSVPLPSYPEVRVAVARTAHLTRTLRDFAPDVVHLASPFVLGWQGVTAADALGVPSVAVYQTDVAAYAEKYGVPGMGPLVSGHVARLHRRATLTLAPSRAAARQLETLGVDRVRSWGRGVDTARFTPARRSAAWRQLIAPGETLVGYVGRLAPEKQVEDLRALTGLSGVRLVIVGDGPERARLQALLPDAVFTGFLGGDALAEALASFDVFVHPGESETFCQTVQEAHASGVPVVATGRGGPLDLVRSSIDGWLYEPGDLADLRARVADLAGDEAKRRSFGAAAREAVRDRTWEALCRQLIGHYEEARMLRPIDDALLARAATRPAAPPAPASVAGRPRWTRYIALGDSITEGLCDSSRVPDGQYRGWADRLALLLAHAGRGRFRYANLAVRSRRVRDVLEDQIPAALALAPDLVSVLIGANDLVRIGANPVALARSLEGGVRKLRNVGCDVLLVTPFLPRRPAARVLLAAKFAAFASELRRVAEETGSLLLDVEALPALGAPDMWADDRVHLRTIGHRFLAYRAAELLGVPDAEALGELDAALHTEDEDPGVQPTAVAWLRGHALPWVLRRMAGRAAGDGRSAKHDGYVLLRPRETRHHAEA, from the coding sequence ATGAGAGTCGCGCTGCTGGCCGAGTCCTTCCTCCCGCACATGAACGGCGTCACCGGGTCCGTGCTGCAGGTTCTGCGGCATCTCGAACGCGAGGGGCACGAGGCGCTCGTGATCGCTCCCGGAGCCGCCTCCTCATCGGCCGCCGCCGATGTGCACGGCGCGCGCACCAGCCTTCTGCGCTCGGTGCCGCTGCCGTCCTACCCGGAGGTGCGCGTCGCCGTCGCCCGCACGGCGCATCTCACCCGCACGCTCCGCGACTTCGCACCGGACGTGGTGCACCTCGCGTCGCCGTTCGTCCTCGGCTGGCAGGGTGTGACCGCCGCCGATGCGCTGGGAGTCCCCTCCGTCGCGGTGTACCAGACCGATGTCGCGGCCTATGCCGAGAAGTACGGCGTGCCCGGCATGGGGCCGCTCGTCTCCGGTCATGTGGCACGCCTGCACCGTCGTGCCACGCTGACGCTCGCTCCCTCCCGCGCCGCCGCGCGCCAGCTGGAGACGCTCGGCGTGGATCGGGTGCGGTCATGGGGGCGAGGCGTGGACACGGCACGCTTCACCCCGGCACGCCGCAGTGCGGCCTGGCGGCAGCTGATCGCGCCGGGGGAGACCCTGGTGGGCTACGTCGGGCGCCTCGCACCGGAGAAGCAGGTCGAGGATCTCCGGGCGCTGACCGGCCTTTCCGGCGTCCGCCTCGTGATCGTGGGCGACGGTCCCGAGCGGGCGCGGCTGCAGGCGCTCCTGCCGGATGCCGTGTTCACCGGGTTCCTCGGCGGCGACGCGCTCGCCGAGGCGCTCGCGAGCTTCGACGTGTTCGTGCATCCCGGGGAGAGCGAGACGTTCTGCCAGACCGTGCAGGAGGCGCACGCGAGCGGAGTTCCGGTGGTGGCGACCGGGCGCGGCGGTCCGCTCGACCTCGTTCGCAGCAGCATCGACGGATGGCTGTACGAACCGGGCGATCTGGCCGATCTGCGGGCGCGTGTCGCGGACCTCGCGGGCGACGAGGCGAAGCGCCGGTCGTTCGGCGCCGCGGCGCGAGAGGCGGTGCGCGACCGCACCTGGGAGGCGCTGTGCCGCCAGCTCATCGGCCACTACGAAGAGGCGCGGATGCTGCGCCCCATCGACGACGCCCTCCTCGCGCGTGCGGCGACCAGGCCCGCGGCGCCACCGGCACCGGCATCGGTGGCGGGTCGCCCGCGCTGGACGCGGTACATCGCCCTCGGCGACTCGATCACGGAGGGGCTGTGCGACTCTTCGCGGGTGCCGGACGGCCAGTACCGCGGATGGGCGGACCGGCTCGCGCTGCTGCTCGCGCACGCCGGTCGCGGACGCTTCCGCTACGCGAACCTGGCTGTCCGCAGTCGACGGGTCCGCGACGTCCTGGAGGACCAGATCCCCGCGGCGCTCGCACTCGCCCCGGACCTCGTGTCGGTGCTGATCGGCGCGAACGACCTGGTGCGGATCGGCGCGAACCCGGTCGCACTCGCCCGGAGCCTCGAGGGCGGTGTGCGGAAGCTGCGGAACGTCGGCTGCGACGTCCTGCTGGTGACGCCGTTCCTTCCGCGACGACCCGCCGCGCGGGTGCTGCTGGCGGCGAAGTTCGCGGCGTTCGCGTCGGAGCTGCGGCGCGTGGCCGAGGAGACCGGATCGCTCCTGCTGGACGTCGAGGCGCTCCCCGCGCTCGGCGCGCCGGACATGTGGGCAGACGATCGCGTGCACCTGCGCACCATCGGCCACCGCTTCCTCGCCTACCGGGCGGCGGAACTGCTCGGGGTGCCGGATGCGGAGGCCCTGGGGGAGTTGGATGCCGCGCTGCACACCGAAGACGAGGACCCGGGGGTGCAGCCCACCGCCGTCGCCTGGTTGCGCGGTCACGCGCTGCCGTGGGTGCTGCGGCGGATGGCTGGGCGTGCGGCGGGTGACGGGCGATCGGCCAAGCACGACGGCTATGTGCTGCTGCGACCGCGGGAGACGCGTCATCACGCCGAGGCGTAG
- a CDS encoding acyltransferase family protein — MSDTNDAAPVTAPIATGPRRRVPFWDNARFACIVLVVLGHATQRLTYDSDAALGLYLVVYAFHMPAFAIISGYFSKSAPPSRRQMARVLTDIIVPYVIFEGLWAVTTWLVEGQMNPNLTKPSWTLWFLLALGIFRLVLPYLALLRWPLAWTIVISIGAGYLPNLDNTFSLARTLGLLPFFALGWWLRDRDVVDRLRLLRRPWWAVVAAVAAFAVAGAVAWFGIDLWRAVDLRTWLFYDESYADLGGTQWWAGGVRLALMGIALVLSAAFFVLVPRRGQWWTHFGQYTMYVYLLHSFVLYPFRESGVLRGLEPAWVWLPIMIVASVLIALGLATRRVRRLFRPLVEPRPGWLFADPTLAGREGRRSDPTGSRRPREEERMPRHPDPLQNG; from the coding sequence ATGAGTGACACTAATGACGCCGCGCCCGTGACGGCCCCCATCGCCACGGGGCCGCGTCGACGTGTGCCGTTCTGGGACAACGCCCGGTTCGCGTGCATCGTCCTGGTGGTGTTGGGACACGCCACGCAGCGCCTCACCTACGACTCGGATGCCGCACTCGGCCTGTACCTCGTCGTCTACGCCTTCCACATGCCCGCCTTCGCCATCATCAGCGGCTACTTCTCGAAGTCCGCTCCCCCCTCACGCCGCCAGATGGCGCGGGTCCTCACGGACATCATCGTGCCGTACGTCATCTTCGAGGGGCTGTGGGCCGTGACCACCTGGCTCGTCGAGGGCCAGATGAACCCGAATCTGACCAAGCCGTCCTGGACGCTGTGGTTCCTGCTCGCGCTCGGGATCTTCCGGCTCGTGCTGCCCTACCTCGCCCTGCTGCGCTGGCCGCTGGCGTGGACGATCGTCATCTCGATCGGCGCCGGGTACCTGCCCAACCTCGACAACACCTTCTCCCTCGCCCGCACGCTGGGCCTGCTCCCGTTCTTCGCGCTCGGATGGTGGCTGCGCGATCGCGACGTCGTGGATAGGCTCCGGCTGCTCCGCCGCCCGTGGTGGGCGGTCGTCGCCGCCGTCGCAGCGTTCGCGGTCGCCGGCGCGGTCGCGTGGTTCGGGATCGACCTCTGGCGGGCCGTGGACCTGCGCACGTGGCTCTTCTACGACGAGTCCTACGCCGACCTCGGCGGCACCCAGTGGTGGGCCGGCGGCGTGCGACTGGCGCTGATGGGGATCGCGCTCGTGCTGTCTGCGGCGTTCTTCGTCCTGGTCCCCCGTCGCGGCCAATGGTGGACGCATTTCGGGCAGTACACGATGTACGTCTACCTGCTGCACTCGTTCGTGCTGTATCCGTTCCGCGAGTCCGGTGTGCTCCGCGGCCTCGAACCGGCGTGGGTGTGGCTGCCGATCATGATCGTGGCGTCGGTGCTGATCGCGCTGGGTCTGGCGACCCGCCGCGTGCGGCGCCTCTTTCGCCCGCTCGTCGAGCCGCGCCCCGGCTGGCTGTTCGCCGATCCGACGCTGGCCGGCCGCGAAGGCCGTCGTTCGGACCCCACGGGTTCACGACGTCCACGGGAGGAGGAGCGGATGCCGCGGCATCCCGATCCGCTCCAGAACGGCTGA